A single genomic interval of Fibrobacter sp. UWB4 harbors:
- a CDS encoding ATP-dependent Clp protease ATP-binding subunit, with protein MSDFTNDAEKVLAKAQSLRDRCSHSYLGAAHLAVGLVEGPDATLKKLYKSKGVKTNELRGRLEPFVQKIPRMEGVNPDVEPDSDLNRILRAAVQAARQVSRMVTPGDLLVALMKFSGDRGLAKVFEDALGSTEVVETWLSDPFAGAANAEEQSPLKLYGRELVEMAADGKLSPVIGREEEIRRVILILSRKTKNNPCLVGEPGVGKTAIVEGLAERIYRGDVPDALKGKKVFALDLSALMAGAKYRGDFEERLKSVIDAIEEDGNTLMFIDELHNIVGAGKTEGSMDLGNMLKPKLARGELHCIGATTTQEYRKYIEKDSALERRFQPVQVSEPSEDEAISILRGIKDGFDAHHGVRLHDNALVAAVKLSNRYISDRFLPDKAIDLIDEAASLVKTQMDTVPEALDTLQRKELQMKIEEQALSKETDEASVKRLKELREDLAVTDAAVKQMQERWQDRRAAFAEVQDLKKSLKAAKDEMEQAEARYDLNRAAELKYNKIVNIEKELAQKTEALRKSAEEGGLSEEVTEETIALVVSRWTGIPVTKLCEGEKAKLLHLDERLHARVIGQDEAVEAVSEAILRNRSGLSRENAPIGSFLFLGPTGVGKTELAKALAVELFDSENALVRIDMSEYMEKHSVSRLIGAPPGYVGYEEGGQLTEAVRTHPYCVILLDEIEKAHPDVFNTLLQVLDDGRLTDGKGRTVNFKNTLILMTSNLGAEKFRLSAASAKNGEPPQVALADVEADLHAFFRPEFLNRLDEVLVFQSLSKKQIREIVKLKFADLANRAARQDLVLTLSDAALEAIAEGAYQPEFGARPIQRYIERNIERPLSHAILSGTVSAAKPAVVDYKDGMFVVK; from the coding sequence ATGTCAGATTTTACTAACGATGCAGAAAAGGTCTTGGCCAAGGCGCAAAGCTTGCGCGACCGCTGTTCGCACTCTTACCTGGGTGCGGCTCATTTGGCCGTTGGTCTTGTTGAAGGCCCCGATGCAACCCTGAAAAAGCTTTATAAGTCCAAGGGCGTCAAGACGAACGAACTCCGAGGCCGTTTGGAACCGTTTGTCCAGAAAATCCCGCGCATGGAAGGCGTAAACCCGGATGTGGAACCGGATAGCGACTTGAACCGTATTTTGCGTGCCGCTGTGCAGGCGGCCCGTCAGGTCAGCCGTATGGTGACTCCGGGCGATTTGCTCGTGGCCTTGATGAAGTTCTCGGGCGACCGTGGACTTGCCAAGGTCTTTGAAGATGCTCTTGGCTCGACCGAAGTGGTGGAAACCTGGCTTTCGGACCCGTTTGCGGGAGCCGCGAACGCCGAGGAACAGTCTCCGCTGAAACTCTACGGTCGTGAACTCGTGGAAATGGCGGCTGACGGAAAGCTTTCGCCGGTGATTGGCCGTGAAGAAGAAATCCGTCGTGTGATTTTGATTTTGAGCCGTAAGACAAAGAACAATCCATGCTTGGTCGGTGAACCGGGCGTGGGTAAGACGGCTATTGTCGAAGGCCTTGCCGAACGTATTTACCGTGGCGACGTGCCGGATGCGTTGAAGGGCAAGAAGGTCTTTGCACTTGATTTGTCTGCCTTGATGGCGGGCGCCAAGTACCGTGGCGACTTTGAAGAACGTCTCAAATCTGTGATTGACGCTATTGAAGAAGATGGCAATACGCTTATGTTCATCGACGAACTCCACAACATTGTGGGGGCGGGCAAGACCGAAGGCTCGATGGACTTGGGCAATATGCTTAAGCCGAAACTTGCTCGTGGCGAACTCCATTGCATTGGTGCAACGACGACTCAGGAATACCGTAAGTACATCGAAAAGGATTCCGCTTTGGAACGTCGTTTCCAGCCGGTGCAGGTTTCGGAACCGAGCGAAGACGAAGCTATTTCCATCTTGCGTGGCATTAAGGATGGCTTTGATGCGCACCATGGCGTGCGTCTGCACGACAATGCGCTTGTGGCTGCAGTGAAACTTTCGAACCGTTACATCAGTGACCGATTCCTCCCGGATAAGGCTATAGACTTGATCGATGAAGCCGCTAGCCTTGTGAAAACTCAGATGGACACCGTGCCGGAAGCGCTCGATACATTGCAGCGTAAGGAACTCCAGATGAAAATCGAGGAGCAGGCGCTATCGAAGGAAACGGACGAAGCAAGCGTCAAGCGCTTGAAAGAACTCCGTGAAGACCTTGCCGTGACCGACGCTGCCGTCAAGCAGATGCAGGAACGTTGGCAGGACCGCCGTGCCGCATTTGCCGAAGTACAGGACTTGAAGAAATCCTTGAAGGCTGCAAAGGACGAGATGGAACAGGCCGAAGCCCGTTACGACTTGAACCGTGCTGCTGAACTCAAGTACAACAAGATCGTGAACATCGAAAAGGAACTGGCTCAAAAGACCGAAGCGCTCCGCAAGAGTGCCGAAGAAGGTGGCTTGAGCGAAGAAGTGACCGAAGAGACGATTGCGCTTGTGGTGAGCCGTTGGACGGGCATTCCGGTGACAAAGCTTTGCGAAGGTGAAAAGGCGAAGTTGTTGCACTTGGACGAACGTCTGCATGCCCGTGTGATTGGCCAGGACGAGGCTGTGGAAGCCGTGTCCGAAGCGATTTTGCGTAACCGTAGCGGCCTCTCCCGTGAAAATGCGCCGATTGGAAGCTTCCTCTTCTTGGGCCCGACGGGCGTGGGTAAGACGGAACTTGCAAAGGCTTTGGCTGTAGAACTTTTCGATAGTGAAAACGCACTTGTCCGTATCGACATGAGCGAATACATGGAAAAGCATAGCGTTAGCCGTTTGATCGGTGCTCCTCCGGGATACGTGGGCTATGAAGAGGGCGGCCAGCTGACCGAAGCTGTGCGTACGCATCCGTACTGCGTGATTTTGCTCGACGAAATCGAGAAGGCGCATCCGGACGTGTTCAATACGCTGTTGCAGGTGCTCGATGACGGTCGTTTGACGGACGGCAAGGGCCGTACGGTGAACTTCAAGAACACCTTGATTTTGATGACCTCGAACTTGGGTGCCGAAAAGTTCCGCTTGAGTGCGGCTAGCGCCAAGAACGGTGAACCGCCGCAGGTGGCGCTTGCGGATGTCGAAGCTGACTTGCATGCGTTCTTCCGCCCAGAATTCTTGAACCGCTTGGACGAAGTGCTTGTGTTCCAGAGCCTCTCGAAGAAGCAGATTCGCGAAATCGTGAAACTCAAATTTGCAGATTTGGCGAACCGCGCTGCCCGTCAGGACTTGGTGCTTACACTTTCGGATGCGGCTCTTGAGGCGATTGCGGAAGGTGCTTACCAGCCGGAATTTGGCGCACGCCCGATTCAGCGTTACATCGAACGCAATATTGAACGTCCGTTGAGCCACGCGATACTCTCGGGAACCGTGAGTGCGGCAAAGCCCGCTGTCGTGGACTACAAGGACGGAATGTTTGTGGTGAAATAG